The Nitrospirota bacterium DNA window TTCAGCCTGAGAGAAAAGGGCAATATCAAAAAAATCCTGGAAGGCAAAAAAATCGGGACATTGATCAGTTGATAACTCATTGAGGGGGTGAAATTCCCATGCAGGCAGAAGTAAAGAAAAAACTTACCGAAAAGATGGAAAAGACGCTTGAGGCGCTTAAAAAAGACCTCTCAAGCATAAGGACCGGCAGGGCGTCGCTTTCAATATTAGACGGGCTGACAGTTGATTATTACGGAACGCCTACGCCTCTTAATCAGGTTGCAACCTTAGCAGTGCCCGAAAGCAGGCTGATTACCATTCAGCCATGGGAGCCCAAGTTAATACCTGAAATTGAAAAAGCCATACAAAAATCAGACCTCGGATTAAATCCAGCCAATGACGGAAAGATAGTCCGTGTGCCAATCCCTCCACTTACCGAGGAGCGCAG harbors:
- the frr gene encoding ribosome recycling factor; translated protein: MQAEVKKKLTEKMEKTLEALKKDLSSIRTGRASLSILDGLTVDYYGTPTPLNQVATLAVPESRLITIQPWEPKLIPEIEKAIQKSDLGLNPANDGKIVRVPIPPLTEERRQQIIKHVHKRAEEARVAVRNIRRDGNDEIKKLQKEKHISEDDVKKSTDEIQKITDSYIKRIDEIMSHKEKELMEI